One genomic window of Xanthobacter dioxanivorans includes the following:
- the narJ gene encoding nitrate reductase molybdenum cofactor assembly chaperone, whose translation MAMQAENLTFRALSALLAYPSEDLVAAAPAIADVLALEGLVGEPARAGLAPLLEELAQDDLFALQESYVGLFDRTRRLSLHLFEHVHGESRDRGQAMVDLAGIYEKGGLVLVANELPDYLPLFLEFLSTRPLAEARGLIADIVHILASLEERLAARGSAYAAVFAALRTLATDGVVAAPASAPAKEEPVDDLAALDAAWEETAVTFGPGEGMGACSVDRFRTQLRAAQRDARHTAA comes from the coding sequence ATGGCGATGCAAGCTGAAAACCTGACCTTCAGGGCGCTCTCCGCGCTTCTCGCCTATCCCAGCGAGGATCTGGTGGCCGCTGCGCCGGCCATCGCCGACGTGCTGGCGCTGGAGGGCCTTGTCGGCGAGCCGGCCCGTGCCGGCCTCGCCCCCCTGCTTGAGGAGCTGGCGCAGGACGACCTGTTCGCCCTGCAGGAGAGCTATGTCGGCCTGTTCGACCGCACCCGGCGCCTGTCGCTGCACCTGTTCGAGCACGTGCATGGGGAAAGCCGCGACCGCGGGCAGGCCATGGTGGACCTCGCCGGCATCTACGAGAAGGGCGGGCTGGTGCTCGTCGCCAACGAACTGCCGGACTACCTGCCCCTGTTCCTGGAGTTCCTCTCCACCCGGCCCCTGGCCGAGGCGCGGGGGCTCATCGCCGACATCGTCCACATCCTGGCAAGCCTCGAGGAGCGCCTCGCGGCCCGCGGCTCGGCCTATGCGGCCGTGTTCGCCGCCTTGCGGACGCTGGCGACGGACGGCGTGGTCGCCGCCCCGGCATCGGCACCGGCAAAAGAAGAACCGGTGGACGACCTTGCCGCGCTGGATGCCGCCTGGGAGGAGACCGCCGTCACCTTCGGACCGGGCGAGGGCATGGGCGCCTGCTCCGTGGACCGCTTCAGAACCCAGTTGCGTGCCGCCCAGCGCGACGCGCGCCATACCGCAGCTTGA
- the narI gene encoding respiratory nitrate reductase subunit gamma, which produces MSEAINAALFGWYPYLCLTVFLLGSLIRYDREQYTWKTGSSQLLRKRQLRWGSNLFHVGILVIFLGHAGGLLTPIWVFDALGISHSFKQGLAITVGGIAGVMCFAGIALLAHRRLFDPRIRANSSFGDTAILLVLWAQLTLGLSTIFISLHHMDGHEMVKFMNWAQGILTLQPSAAAYVADVSPVFKAHLLLGMTIFLVFPFTRLVHVWSAPVWYLGRTGYQVVRTRLPRGAARPPVPGQTLAAVRPAVRRPLGRPAE; this is translated from the coding sequence ATGTCCGAGGCCATCAACGCCGCCCTGTTCGGCTGGTACCCCTATCTCTGCCTCACGGTGTTCCTGCTCGGCAGCCTGATCCGCTACGACCGCGAGCAATACACCTGGAAGACCGGCTCCTCGCAGCTCCTGCGCAAGCGACAATTGCGCTGGGGATCCAACCTGTTCCACGTGGGCATCCTCGTCATCTTCCTCGGCCATGCCGGGGGCCTGCTGACCCCCATCTGGGTATTCGACGCGCTGGGCATCTCCCATAGCTTCAAGCAGGGCCTCGCCATCACGGTGGGCGGCATCGCCGGGGTGATGTGCTTCGCCGGCATCGCGCTCCTCGCCCACCGGCGCCTGTTCGATCCGCGCATCCGCGCCAATTCGAGCTTCGGCGACACCGCCATCCTGCTGGTTTTGTGGGCGCAGCTCACCCTTGGCCTGTCGACCATCTTCATCTCGCTCCACCACATGGACGGGCACGAGATGGTGAAGTTCATGAACTGGGCGCAGGGCATCCTCACCCTCCAGCCCTCGGCCGCCGCCTATGTGGCGGACGTCAGCCCGGTGTTCAAGGCGCACCTTTTGCTGGGCATGACGATCTTCCTCGTCTTCCCCTTCACCCGCCTCGTGCATGTGTGGAGCGCCCCGGTCTGGTACCTGGGCCGCACCGGCTACCAGGTGGTGCGCACGCGCCTGCCGCGGGGCGCGGCCCGTCCGCCCGTGCCCGGCCAGACGCTGGCCGCGGTGCGCCCGGCCGTGCGCCGTCCCCTCGGCCGCCCGGCGGAGTGA
- a CDS encoding peptidylprolyl isomerase translates to MTEIIGTSPSARPPRRPDEVSVDGVVIPRAAIAREIQNHAAKTPADAWHAAARALAVRELLLAQARRLDIVPEPATEADGTRETDEEAVIRALLDREVTVPKADTATCRRYFERNRAAFRSDDLYEVAHILIPAASADAARRAAAQVEAEAVLRCVLSDETAFEEMARAHSACPSREVGGSLGQIGKGQTVPEFEAALSAIAPGPVHPLLVPTRYGFHIVRVARHVAGEELPFAAAEASIAAHLEATSWHIAVRQYLSLLAGRADIRGVTLEGAPTPSCNRRKRCCSAPSCGNCRMNGSRRRPCSPSAT, encoded by the coding sequence ATGACCGAAATCATCGGCACGTCCCCCTCCGCCCGTCCGCCCCGACGCCCGGATGAGGTGAGCGTGGACGGCGTGGTCATCCCCCGCGCCGCCATCGCCCGCGAGATCCAGAACCACGCGGCGAAGACGCCGGCGGACGCCTGGCACGCGGCGGCCCGCGCCCTCGCCGTGCGGGAGCTCCTCCTCGCGCAGGCCCGGCGCCTCGACATCGTCCCGGAGCCGGCGACCGAGGCGGACGGCACCCGCGAAACCGACGAGGAGGCGGTCATCCGCGCCCTCCTCGACCGCGAGGTCACGGTGCCGAAGGCCGACACCGCCACCTGCCGCCGCTACTTCGAGCGGAACCGCGCGGCCTTCCGCTCGGATGACCTGTATGAGGTTGCGCACATCCTCATTCCCGCCGCGTCGGCCGACGCGGCGCGGCGCGCAGCGGCGCAGGTCGAGGCGGAGGCGGTGCTGCGCTGCGTGCTCAGCGATGAAACCGCGTTCGAGGAGATGGCGCGGGCGCATTCCGCCTGCCCGTCACGCGAAGTTGGCGGCAGCCTCGGCCAGATCGGCAAGGGGCAGACCGTGCCGGAATTCGAGGCGGCTTTGTCCGCCATCGCGCCGGGGCCGGTCCATCCGCTCCTCGTTCCCACGCGCTACGGCTTCCACATCGTGCGGGTGGCCCGGCATGTGGCCGGCGAGGAGCTGCCGTTCGCAGCGGCCGAGGCGTCCATCGCCGCGCACCTGGAGGCGACCTCCTGGCACATCGCGGTCCGCCAGTATCTGAGCCTGCTCGCAGGGCGGGCCGACATCCGCGGGGTGACTCTGGAAGGGGCGCCGACCCCCTCGTGCAATAGGAGGAAAAGATGCTGCTCGGCGCCCTCCTGCGGCAATTGCAGGATGAACGGTTCGCGCAGGAGACCCTGTTCGCCCTCGGCGACGTGA
- the moaA gene encoding GTP 3',8-cyclase MoaA, with the protein MLHAPSAPTTSASATSPCAMVDLFGRRVSYLRLSVTDRCDLRCLYCMAEDMTFLPRDQVLSIEELDLMASAFVAAGITKLRITGGEPLVRKGVMDLFAGLSRHLKSGALKELTLTTNGTQLARHAEDLARAGVKRVNVSLDTLDAERFRAITRRGSLGVVMDGIRAALEAGLKVKLNAVALAGVTPDEVFDLIHFTHGRGMDLTFIETMPLGDVGVDRIDQYFPLDALRRLIEARLTLTDTSERTGGPARYTRVAETGGRLGFITPMSHSFCESCNRVRVSATGMLHTCLGQEDAFDLKAPLRASADGAALRAAIAGAIRAKPRGHDFVIARVGTPALARHMSALGG; encoded by the coding sequence ATGCTCCACGCCCCGTCTGCTCCCACCACGTCTGCTTCCGCCACCTCCCCCTGCGCCATGGTCGACCTGTTCGGCCGCCGCGTCTCCTATCTCCGCCTGTCGGTGACCGACCGCTGCGACCTGCGCTGCCTGTACTGCATGGCGGAGGACATGACCTTCCTGCCGCGCGATCAGGTGCTGTCCATCGAGGAACTGGACCTGATGGCTTCCGCCTTCGTGGCGGCCGGCATCACCAAGCTGCGCATCACCGGCGGGGAGCCCCTGGTGCGCAAGGGCGTCATGGATCTGTTCGCCGGTCTCTCGCGGCATCTGAAAAGCGGCGCGCTGAAGGAGCTCACGCTCACCACCAACGGCACCCAGCTGGCGCGCCATGCGGAGGACCTCGCCCGCGCCGGCGTGAAGCGGGTGAACGTCTCCCTCGACACCCTGGACGCCGAGCGCTTTCGCGCCATCACCCGCCGGGGCAGCCTGGGCGTGGTGATGGACGGCATCCGCGCCGCGCTGGAGGCCGGGCTGAAGGTCAAGCTCAACGCGGTGGCCCTCGCCGGCGTCACGCCGGACGAGGTGTTCGACCTCATCCATTTCACCCATGGCCGCGGAATGGACCTGACCTTCATCGAGACCATGCCGCTCGGCGACGTGGGGGTGGACCGCATCGACCAGTATTTCCCCCTCGATGCGCTGCGCCGGCTGATCGAGGCCCGCCTGACGCTCACCGACACGTCGGAACGCACGGGCGGGCCGGCACGCTACACTCGTGTCGCCGAGACCGGCGGGCGTCTCGGCTTCATCACGCCCATGAGCCATTCCTTCTGCGAGAGCTGCAACCGCGTCCGCGTGAGCGCGACCGGGATGCTCCACACCTGCCTCGGGCAGGAGGACGCCTTCGACCTGAAGGCCCCTCTGCGCGCCAGCGCCGACGGCGCGGCCCTGCGCGCGGCGATCGCCGGGGCGATCCGGGCCAAGCCCCGGGGACACGACTTCGTCATCGCCCGCGTCGGCACCCCGGCCCTGGCGCGGCACATGTCCGCTTTGGGCGGCTGA